The Rhizobium favelukesii DNA segment CCGTCCTTTGGTATAGGAGCGCCTGCGTATCGGATTGTCGCGCCAACTCCCCACGCTTTTTGGTTGATATACGCGCCAGCGCTCTATCTTGGCTATGTCGCTCTTTGGAAAGGGAGAAAACTGCGTGATTGTGGAGAAACAACTTATTTCGAAAATCACCTGGCGGCTCATGCCGTTTCTCGGCGTTTTATATTTGATCGCCTACATCGACCGCCAGAATGTGAGCTTCGCCAAGCTTGATATGGTCGGGGCGCTTGGAATGACCGAATACGCCTATGGGCTGGGGGCTTCTCTATTCTTCGTCGGATATTTCATATTTGAGGTCCCGAGCAATCTGCTTCTCGACAAATTTGGCGCCAGCAAGTGGTTTGCCCGCATTCTCATTTCCTGGGGCGCGGTCACGATCGCGCTCGCCTATACGCAGAACGCTACGATGTTCTACATTCTTCGCTTCTTGCTGGGCGCCTGTGAGGCCGGCTTCTTTCCCGGCGTGCTTTATCTTCTGACGCTTTGGTACCCCTCTGCCTATCGCGGCACAATGGTCGGATTGTTTATGATCTTCAGTGCGATCGCCAATGCAGTTGGCGCTCCTTTGGGAGGCGTGCTGCTGGATCTGGACGGACTGTACGGGATTGCGGGATGGCAATGGGTCTTCATCGCAACGGGAATACCGGCGGTCATCGCAGGCGTTGTCACTCTATTTTACTTGGCCGACAGACCCGCGGACGCGAAGTTCCTCACGGCTGAGGAACAGGCTTGGCTGAAAGATCGTCTCGCACGAGAGAATTCCGGCATGGAGGCGTCTGCTGGCGACGGATTCAAGGCGCTGATCAATCCGCATGTGTTGTTGATGTCGCTCTGCTACGTCGGGTTTCCCCTCGCAGCCTATGGTCTGAGCTACTGGCTCCCAACCATTGTAAAGGGCTTTGGCGTCAGCAACACGACAAATGGCCTCCTAAATATCATTCCTTGGGTTCTGGTCGCCATTGCTCTTTATGTCGTGCCATCCGCAGCTGACCGTGCAGCATCGAAGACGCCCTATATTGTCATCCCGGCACTTGTGGGCGCCGTGTGCCTTTTGCTGTCCGCAGTTATCCCGAACCATGTCGTGCAATTTCTGCTTCTATGTTTGGCGGCAGCCGGAATCTTTGCTGGGCAGCCAGTGTTTTGGAGCCTGCCGTCGCGCTTCCTTCGCGGGGCGGGAGCAGCAGCGGGATTGGCTGCTATCAACTCGGTGGGGAATCTCGGAGGGTTCGTAGCGCAGAACGTCGTGCCCTGGATCAAAGACGCAACGGGTAGCACAATCGCGCCGATGTTTTTCCTCGCTGTCTGCCTGGCCGCAGCTGCGCTTCTCGTCCTGATCATAGGGCGAACTTTGGGCCGCCAGGCGACGTCTCACGACCTCAAAGCCAGGGTCTGATGAATGGAGGTTCGGGACGATCAAGCTTTCTTGGATCAACGGTTCGAGAGAGCGATGGCCCGGATAAACGCTCGCCGATCCGCACGACCGACTGCGGACGGCATAAACGAGTGGAAACGCCAGTGACCGCCAGCGCCTTTGCGAGAGGGATCCAGCCTTTACCTTTTCAGTCTCCTGCGGATCCGTGCGTCACATTGATACCGTGCCAATCGCAATCGAGACCGGAAAGGGCTCGAAAAGGATCTGGCGAACGGTCGCGCTGATCGGCTTGCTTCTGCTCTGGGTTGCACCGGGGTGCGGGGTTGGTTTGTTCGATCATGGGGAATTCCTCCATGTTATGACGAAGGAACTCGTTCAGGAACGACCTGTTCCGGCGACGTTCGGATCCGCCTCCATGATCTCGATGATTTGAAGACCTTCCTCATACTTGGAAGTGTCGGCACCCACCTTTTGGGCCTGCGCGAGATTGTCTCTGAGGTCGGCAACCTTGATGGAACGCGCAAGCCTGTTTTCGGCAGCGCGCGTGACAAATTCTTGATCTGTCTCTTCGGGGCGTCGTGTCAGCGCATCGACGGCTTGAACAATTTCTGTGCTGAAGCCAGCCTGTGCCAGTCGCTCGAGGGGCCAACCGTCTCCTTTTTCCACAACATCATGCAGGAAGCCGACAATGCGTTCGTCATCTCCTTCGACAGCGTCGGCAACGCGCTTGCAATGGGAAAAATACGGCTCACCTGCCTTGTCGGTTTGTCCAGAGTGGGCCTTGAAGGCGATCTTGACGGCCTTGAGGAGATCGGACGCCGCACGATGATCGTGTTCGTTGATCCATTCGCGTGAACCGACGGGCATGGCGCTTCACCTCCGCGAACAGGAAACGAGAGGAAACGCTTGAAGTTCCAATCGATTTTTTTAAGGATTATCTGCAATCCTGGGGCGATAGTCTGTCTCTTCCTCACCCTTCCGACGGTCTCGCCCGCCGCGTCTAAGCTGCGGCTCTTCTGGTGAGGATCACCGAGCTTGAAGCCATCGCAAATGCCACTATGTGTCGCTGCACTAGCTGAAAGCGCTCATCAGCAAAAACAATGAATTCCCACGTTTTCTTAAACAGGAGTGTGCGCCGACCCGGCAACGTTCCTGCGCGCGGTATTCCGAGAAAATAGTTCGTCGACCTGCGTTCGAGCGGCGTTTTCGACATCGAACGGGCCGTTTTTAAACTCTTTTTAGATCGACGGAACAAAGAGGCCGGCTTCAAGTTTCAAAGACAACCGTCCGGCCCCGCTCCTTCAAGAGTGTGCCGACTTCTCCAGTCTTGCCGGGCGGTCCTCCTCCCTGACATAACCTGCCATCTCGCGGCGGCTTGCTTTGGAAATCGAGAGGCTCGCTTGACTTTGCAGCCACTGGCCCGGTTTTCTGCGTCGTTCCTTGCTGCGGCCGCGTCATAGTCAGCGCCGGACACGCATCGATAGCCCTGTTAATATTCGCGGAAGTCGCCCGTCGCCGACTGCAGCAGCGTCAGTGGGTAACGGTCGGGATGATGGACAAGTGCCGTCATGTTGATTGGCCGGTCGCGCTCGTCGAAGGCGATCTGGTCGACAGTGAGTACGGCGGCCGGCCGAGGAAGCTCCAGCATCTCAGCTTCACTTTCACTCGCCAAACGCGCGCTCAACGTCGTTTGTCCACGCCGAGGCTGGATCCCGTAGATTTCTCGCAATTCGGCATAAAGCGAACGGTTTGCGACCGACCAGTCCAGGTCTGTCAAGCCCGGCGCGCGGGAAGCCGGTACCCAGTCGGTCTGCAGGACGACCGGCACGCCGTCCAACAAGCGCAGACGAGACAGCACGATCACATTTGATGCTGGCGCAAGAAACAGCGGCCGACTGATCTCGAGGGATGCTTTCACCACTTCCAGCCTGAGAAGGCGATGTCCTGGCACACGGCCACTTGCTAGCGCCGTACTCGTAAAGCTTCGCAGAACCTCGAGTTCAAATCCTTTGCCATTTTCCGCCACATACAAGCCCTTGCCCGGCTGGCTGCGAACAACGCCCTGGCGTATCAGCTCGCGAACGGCATGCCGCACGGTGATGCGACTGACATCGTAAAGCGAAACGAGTTCGCGCTCTGACGGCAGCTTGCCGCGTAACGGCACTTTCCCATCGCGGATCGATGCCAGCAGATCTTCATAGACCTGCTGGTGGAGCGGGCGAGGGTCGGCCCGATCAATTGCCGCATGCCTTTCCGTCGCTCTTTCCCGCTGACGCGTCGTCACGCTACGCTCTCCGCCTCGACACTGATTTATCCGACTTTGCATCTTTGCTTGCAATCGAAGCAGAGTCCAGTTGACATGACTGGTCATAACCAGTCCTATTGGGTTCAGGAGCCACAGAGTTCCCCACAATGCAAGTGTGATAAAGACAAGGAACAGCTCATGTTGAAGAAATGCCTCGCTGCGGCTGCAGTCTATGCCGGCCTGTGGGCTGGTGCGGCACATGCGGAAACCATCTCCGTCTTCTGCGCACCCACTGAATTCGAACTTTGCACCAAGGTCGCCGACGCCTGGAAGGCGAAGACCGGCAATGAAGCGAAGATCAACAAGATGCCGGCTCTGCTGGACGATGCGATCCCGATCTATCAGCAACTGCTGGCGGCAAAGTCGAAGGACATCGACGTTCTGTTCCTCGACGTAATCTGGCTCGGGATGTTCAAGGCGAACCTCCTGGATCTGAAATCGATGGTCCCGCAGGCCGACCAGGACAAGCATTTCGCCTCGACGTTGAATGCCGCAAAGCTCGACGGCAATCTCGTCGCCATGCCCGCTTATATGGACGTCGGCCTGATGTTCTATCGCAAGGACCTTCTGGAGAAATACGGCAAGCAGCCGCCGAAGACCTGGGACGAGCTTGCCGCCACGGCAAAGGAAATTCAGGAAAAGGAGCGGGCTGCCGGCAATGACAAGATGTGGGGCTATGCCTGGCAGGCGAAGAGCTATGAAGGCCTGACCTGCGACGCAATCGAGCTGATCGCATCGAATGGCGGTGGGACCATTATCGCCGATGACGGCAAGGTGACGATCGACAACCCGCAGGCCGCCGAAGCCATCGAAAAGGCGAAGGGGTGGATCGGTTCGATCAGCCCGGAAGGCGTGTTGAACTATGACGAAGAGGCATCACGCGCCGTTTTCGAATCCGGCGATGCCGTATTCCACCGCAACTGGCCCTATGTCTGGGGCACCTCCCACAAGGAAGGCAGCTCGGTCATCGACAAGGTCGGCGTCATGCCGCTTCCGGTCGGCAAGGACGGGCAGAAGTCCAGCGGCTGCCTCGGGCCGATGTATTACGGCGTCTCGAAATACAGCGCCAAGCCGCAAGTCGCAGCCGACTTCGTGAACTTCATCACCGGCACGGACATGCAGAAGATGCGCGCTGTCGAGGCTACCCTCAACCCCTCCATCCAGTCGCTCTACAGTGACCCGGACGTATTGGAAAAGATCCCCTTCCTGAAGGACAACCAGCAGGCTTTTGCCGATAGCGCCGTACGTCCGTCAGGCTACACCGGAACCAGTTACAACCGCGTCTCACAAGCCTTCTATCGCTCCACCCACGACATGCTATCGGGCAGCGGCGACCCGAAGGAGGGCTTTGCGTCGCTGTCAAAACGCCTGGAAAAGCTCAAAGAGAGCCGCTGATGGCAAGGCGAGGGGGCTGCGACCTCAAGGCTCCCTCGTTTTTCGCTGCCGGCGCTGCGCCGGCCGTGCCCCTATGCGCAAGCCAAGGTGAAAAATGGCATCGGTTTCGATGGAGTCTGTTTCGAAGAGTTTCGGAACACAGAGTGTCATTCATAATGTGGATCTGAAGATCGACGATGGCGAGTTCATCGTCTTCGTCGGCCCATCCGGATGCGGGAAGTCAACGCTCCTTCGCATCGTGGCGGGGCTGATCTCCGCATCCTCTGGAACGGTCAGGATTGGCGGCGACGACGTAACCGACGTCCCAGCCTCGAAGCGTGGCGTTGCCTTTGTCTTTCAATCCTATGCGCTCTACCCACATATGAGCGTCGCCCGGAATATCGGCTTTGCGCTGGAAACGATGGGCATCCGCCGCGACGCAATTGCGCAGAAGGTGCAATCGGTCGCCCGCATGCTGAAGGTCGACCATCTTCTTGATCGGCGACCGCGGGAGTTGTCGGGAGGCCAGCGCCAACGCGTCGCCATCGGCCGGGCGCTGGTCCGGCAGCCCGATATCTTTCTCTTCGACGAGCCGCTTTCCAATCTGGATGCGGACCTCAGAATGGAAATGCGGATGGAGATCGCCAAGCTGCATGGCGATCTCCAGACGACGATGATCTATGTCACGCACGACCAAGCCGAGGCGATGACGCTTGCCGACCGGATCGTCGTCCTCAATCATGGCCGGATCGAGCAGATCGGCACGCCCTCGGAGCTCTATCATCGGCCCGACAATCGTTTCGTCGCCGGCTTTATCGGCAGCCCTCGCATGAACTTTCTCCCGATCGCGACGCAGACAGGCGACAATAGCGCAAGCGTCATCGGTCAAGGCGGCCTGTCGCTGTCGCCGAAGGCTGGCGATGGAGAACCGATTGCCGAGATCGGCGTCCGGCCGGAGGCCGTGCGCATCGTGCCAACCGGAAAGGGCCGTCTCGACTGCGTGCTCGAACGCGTCGAGGACCTGGGTCACGAACACTTCGCCTATTGCCGGATCGCCGGTGAGGCGCTCTGGGTCATCCGCCTCGCGGCAGCTCCGGCTGCGGAGACAATCGGCCAGCCGGTCGCGCTTTCCTTCGATGATCAGGCGGTATTTCTCTTTGCCGCCGACGGTAGGCGACTTGGCCAGACGGCGGAACCGCCAGGGTTTAGGAGAGCGATACGATGAGCGCGCGCCTCGCCCGCCGCGATCACCGTGCCGCCTGGCTCTTCCTTTTGCCAGTCATCATCGCCATGCTGGTGGTCGCCGTTTGGCCGCTGGGACGGACATTCTTCTTTGCCTTTACCGACGCTTATCTCGACGATCCCAGCGTCTATTCAATGGTCGGCCTCGACAATTTCATCGAGGTCTTCAACGACCACAGCTGGTGGCTCGCCGTCAGGAATACACTGATCTTCACCGTTGTTTCGGTTGCGATCGAGACGGTGCTGGGCCTTGCGATCGCGCTCCTGATCAACGAGGCCATCCCCGGCCGTGGACTTGCCCGCGCCGCGATCCTGGTGCCCTGGGCCATCCCTGTGGTCGTTGCTACCAGAATCTGGGAATGGATGCTGAATGACCAGTTCGGCGTCATCAACAAGATCCTGGTGGCACTTGGCTTCATAGATCATGGTGTGGCCTGGACGGCGAGCAGTTCGCTTATTATGGGGGTGGTGATCTTTATCGACGTTTGGATGACGACCCCGTTCATGGTGCTGCTGATCCTCGCGGGTCTGCAGATGATTTCCCAGGAGATCTTCGAGGCCGCCGAAGTTGATGGCATTCCAGCCTGGAAGCGATTCTGGTCCATCACCCTTCCGATGCTGAGGCCTGCGATCGGTGTTGCGGTCCTGTTTCGCACACTCGATGCGCTACGCATGTTCGACCTTTCCTATGTGCTTGCCGGCAGCAACGAAAAGGTCATGACAGTATCCATCTATGCCCGCGACCGGCTGATCAGCTTCCAGGAACTCGGAGTCGGCTCGTCTGCCTCGACTTGGGTCTTCCTGCTGGTGGCTCTGGTGGCGATCATCATCATCGGTGCATTGCGGCTCGATAAGGCGGCGGGGCATTGACAATGACCGATCTGGCGCTTCCCCTCCCGGTCCGCAAATCCAGCGCCTATTACAGGCTGCGGCGCCGCGTACTGCGCGGTTTGCAGATATTCGCGCTGTTCCTTGTCCTCATCTACACGCTGTTTCCCTATTACTGGGCCTTCGTTTCATCGACGAAGCAGGGGGCAGCGCTTTACCGGTCCGTTCTCCTGCCGGCACTCGATTTCACCTATTATCGGCAGTTGATCGACAATCCGGTCTTTATGAGTTCGCTGCTGAATTCCGCCTATGTGGCGGTTGCGACGACCTTCCTGTCTCTGGTGATTGGCGTCAGCGCAGCCTACGCGCTCGGGCGGATCGACTTCCCGCAGCGCCGGGCGGTGCTGATGGTCATCTTGATGATCTCGATCTTTCCCCAGGTGGTCGTGCTTTCGGGGATGTTCGAGCTCATCAACTGGCTCGGGCTCTTCAACCGGCCAAGCGCGCTCGTGCTGACATATTTGCTGTCGACCGTGCCGTTTACGACCTGGATCCTCACCACCTTTATCCGCGAGTTTCCACGCGAACTGGAGGAGGCAGCGATTGTCGACGGCTGCTCGCATCTGCGCATTCTTCTGAAGATATTGCTTCCACTGATGGGACCGTCGCTCGCAAGTACCGGCATCCTCGCCTTTATCCTCGCCTGGAATGAATTCCTCTTTGCCCTCACGTTTACCTTGACGGACGAAAACCGCACGGTGCCGGTGGCGATCGGCTTAATCGCGGGCACCAACCGTTATGAATATCCTTTTGGACAGATCATGGCAGCGTCCGTCACCGTGACACTGCCGCTGATCGCAGTCGTGCTCGTTTTCCAGCGGCGCATCGTCGCCGGGCTGACCGCCGGTGCCGTCAAGGGCTGAAGATCGAAAGGAACGAAATCATGGATATGCTCGTCAAGCTCTACGATCTCAAGCCGGACGCCGCCCTTGATGCGAGAATGGAACGCCAAGGCATCACCATCCGTCGCGTTCTGCCGCCGGAGCTGAAGGCCTTGACCGACTGGATTACCCCGCGCTTCGGTGTCGGATGGTCGTCCGAGGCCACGGCTGCCGTCATGCGGCAGCCGCCGACATGCTTCGTCGCCATCCAGAATGGCACGCTGATCGGTTTTGCCTGCCACGAGGCGACGGCAAAGGGCTTCTTCGGGCCAACTGGCGTCGATAGCGCAGCCCGCGGCCAAGGTGCGGGCCATGCGTTACTCCTGACGACGCTCCTCGACATGTATGCGCAGGGCTACGCTTATGGCGTCATCGGGGGTGCTGGACCCATGGATTTCTACCGCCGGAGCGTCGGTGCCGTGCCAATCGAGGGATCCATTCCCGGAATCTATCGCGGCATGTTGGCCGAGGCCGAGCCAGACGAAATCTCGGAATCGCACGTCTAGGCCTGCTGACTGTTGATTTGCATTGAGAACCAATGGAGTGGACGCCACCTCCCGACGGCATCGCAGTGTGCCAAAGTGATGTTTGCTGCAACGTCACTCAAAGGAGAGAGCATCTAGTCAAGGACGTTCTCCGTGCAAATCAACGATCTTCCCAGAGGGCGTTCATTTTCGGCTGCGGAGTTGGCACCTGATATGGTCAAAGATTTTCAGAAGCGCGATGGTAGATAACGTCACCATTAAACGAGATAGAGGCGCTTTAAACTACCATGACAGTGTTTGAGGAAGTGCTATGGTGCTTTTAATTACCATTAGGTCGGATAAGGGAGGATTAATGCACCATGACCCGTAGAAGCACGGTGACCATGGCTCCGCCTTATGCCGTTGAGCAATCGTTGACGACGCTCGGCGCAAATCTAAGAACCGCGCGTATTCGGAGGAATATGACGTTGCAGGAGGTGGCCGACAAAATTGGCGCCGACAGACATGTGGTGTCTGCTGCTGAAAAAGGGAAGGCATCCACGAGCATCGCCGTCTATGCCGCCATGCTTTGGGTATTCGGCTTGGTAGATCAGTTCTTTCACGTGGGCGATCCCGAAACCGACCAAGAAGGAAAGTCCCTTGAGAGCGCACGATCGCCAAAACGGGCAAGGCAAGACAGTGCGCTGAATGACAATTTCTAAACGCCATCCGTCAGAGTGCTACGTCGATGAAGCGCTGGCGCTCGACGACCGGATCGTCGTGATGCGCGATGGCTGCACCGAACAGATCGCGCCGCGCGATCGCATCTACGGCGAGCCAGAGATCGAATTCGTCGCCGGCTTCATCGGCTCGATGAACTTCATTCGAACGACTGTGAGGGGTGGTGTCAGCCGGCATGCAGCCTTTGCGCTTTCCGTTCCGGTCGCAGACGGGGACGTGGTGCTTGCCGTTCGACCGGAAGCGCTGTCGCTTGTCGCGGCGAAGGGGATGGGTGGCGGCATCGTTCATCGCAGCATCGATTTTGGTACCCATACGATCGTCGAGGTTGATCTTGCCGACGCAACGAGGGTGAAAGCAATGACATCAAGCAACAGCGCCTTGGCGAAGGGCGCGTCAGTGGAGCCGGTAGCCTCTGCCTTCAGGGCGTTCTGGGACAACCGGCTCATTCACGAGTCCGGTGCGATAGCGGCACGACAGAACAATCGGGTGTTTGGGCATGCTTGAGGACCGCGGAATTGCGATTGAAAGCGCCGGGCATCGCACCTGGCTGAAGTGGCACCGAGGACACCGCTTTGCCGGCGACATTTCCTTCACGGGCGAACGTATCGTCGATGGCATGGAACTCGGCGCCAGCGTGGAGATCGATCTCGTGCGCTTTGCCGGTGACGGCTTCGCTGTACTGCATGATGAGATGCTTGATGCCGCGACAACCGGTTCCGGTCCGGTTCGCGAGGCATCCGAGGCCTATTTGCGAGGTCTTTATCTTCGCGACCCTTTCGGGGCGCCGAGTGGGCACAAGGTGATGATGCTTGAGGATCTTGCGCAACTGCTCGGTCAAATCAGCCGACATCCCAGAGCTGGCCTGCAGCTTGACCTGAAAGAAAACGCAGATGCCATTTCCGACGAAGACATCGCCGCATTCGCGGCTGCCATTTCCCCTGTTGTGGGTTCGGTTATTCTTTCAGGCGGCGACTCGGCTGCCGTCGAGCGGCTCTCGCAGGCTGTGCCCGAGATGGCAATCGGCTACGACCCGTGCCACGATGGCGCCATGGAGCGGCTGATGGAAACCCGCGATTTCGCGGGCTTTGTTGCCGGTACGTTGCGCGCAGTGCCACGCGCGCAGATGATCTATCTCGATCGCCGTTTGGTGCTCTGTGCCGATCAGGCAGGCTATGACCTGATTGGCGCGTTTCACGAGGCCGGACGGGTCGTCGACGCCTATACCATCAACTCGGCCGTGCCGTCTGCCTTACCGGGTGTCAAACGCCTATTGGAGCTGAAAGCTGACCAGATCACGACGGATGACCCGGTCGGTTTGGAACGGCTTCTGATGGACGATCAGGCCTGAAAACCTTCGAGGAGCGAGGGTGGAGAACGATGAAGCTTTGATGACAAAACGCCGGATTGAGGTTGGCGCGTTGCGTGCAACGGCGGGATCGCTTTGCTGGGTTTTGCTTTGCCAATCGAGCTCCAAAAGCGGCTGTCCTGGACCTTGAGGGATCAGGGGTGTCCTTGCCCTCGAGTCACCGCCGGATGATCACACGCGTTCCCGGTCCGACCATGTCGTAGAGTTCCTCGACATCCTCTCGGTACATGCGAAAGCAACCGCTCGATGCATTGGTGCCAATAGAAGAGGGATCATTGGTGCCATGGATGCGCAATAGGCCGTCGGCAAGATAAATGGCCCGCGTACCAAGTGGGTTGGACGGGCCCGGCTTCACGACGGCCGGCAGCTTGGGATTCTTATGGCGCATGCCAGCCGTTGGTCGCCACTCAGGATGCTTGCGCTTCGACGTGACGTGTGTGGTGCCGTACCATCGTTTCCCGGCGCGCCCGACAGCAATCGGATAGGCCAGCTGCTGACCCCAGGGCGTCGTATAAACGAGCGTGTGCTCCCGCGTGGCGATGACAATTGTCCCCCTTCCACTCCTCATCCGTGGTTGGCGTTCTGGCATTGGCTCGTCGTAAATCGGCGGCGGTCCATATGGTCCATACGGGTCATAATAGTCGTAGTCGCCGTAGTCGTCATACGGTCCGTAAATCTGAGCCTTCGCCTGAAAGACGATAAGCAAAAGCGCTGTAGCAAATAGAGCCAGGAATTTCATTTCCGCTATCCGCTTGTTTTGCAAGAAAGATAGCCTCGAAATCTATGGCGGCATTGTGGCACCCGTGGTTCTGACGGTGGAGCCATACTCAAGTGCTTTTCCGCGTTTCGGTCATTTGGAGGGCGTGATGTTCGCTAACCTCACAAAGCGATGCCAATTGTCGGCTCCGGGCGTTGAGCAAAGTTCTTAGCCATACGCCTGCGGCGCGTTTGCTGGTCAAAGATTTCGGGATACAGCGCGATACTTGATCCAATGCTGGGAACTTGTCCAATCATTCGGTGCTAGCGCCTCTTCCTTGCCGATCAGCTGCACGGCGCAGATCAAATGAACGGGACCGCGCTCGACGAGACTTGCGCTGCCTTTGAGGTCGCAGACTGAAACGCAAA contains these protein-coding regions:
- a CDS encoding MFS transporter, with protein sequence MIVEKQLISKITWRLMPFLGVLYLIAYIDRQNVSFAKLDMVGALGMTEYAYGLGASLFFVGYFIFEVPSNLLLDKFGASKWFARILISWGAVTIALAYTQNATMFYILRFLLGACEAGFFPGVLYLLTLWYPSAYRGTMVGLFMIFSAIANAVGAPLGGVLLDLDGLYGIAGWQWVFIATGIPAVIAGVVTLFYLADRPADAKFLTAEEQAWLKDRLARENSGMEASAGDGFKALINPHVLLMSLCYVGFPLAAYGLSYWLPTIVKGFGVSNTTNGLLNIIPWVLVAIALYVVPSAADRAASKTPYIVIPALVGAVCLLLSAVIPNHVVQFLLLCLAAAGIFAGQPVFWSLPSRFLRGAGAAAGLAAINSVGNLGGFVAQNVVPWIKDATGSTIAPMFFLAVCLAAAALLVLIIGRTLGRQATSHDLKARV
- a CDS encoding HD domain-containing protein — its product is MPVGSREWINEHDHRAASDLLKAVKIAFKAHSGQTDKAGEPYFSHCKRVADAVEGDDERIVGFLHDVVEKGDGWPLERLAQAGFSTEIVQAVDALTRRPEETDQEFVTRAAENRLARSIKVADLRDNLAQAQKVGADTSKYEEGLQIIEIMEADPNVAGTGRS
- a CDS encoding GntR family transcriptional regulator, which translates into the protein MTTRQRERATERHAAIDRADPRPLHQQVYEDLLASIRDGKVPLRGKLPSERELVSLYDVSRITVRHAVRELIRQGVVRSQPGKGLYVAENGKGFELEVLRSFTSTALASGRVPGHRLLRLEVVKASLEISRPLFLAPASNVIVLSRLRLLDGVPVVLQTDWVPASRAPGLTDLDWSVANRSLYAELREIYGIQPRRGQTTLSARLASESEAEMLELPRPAAVLTVDQIAFDERDRPINMTALVHHPDRYPLTLLQSATGDFREY
- a CDS encoding ABC transporter substrate-binding protein produces the protein MLKKCLAAAAVYAGLWAGAAHAETISVFCAPTEFELCTKVADAWKAKTGNEAKINKMPALLDDAIPIYQQLLAAKSKDIDVLFLDVIWLGMFKANLLDLKSMVPQADQDKHFASTLNAAKLDGNLVAMPAYMDVGLMFYRKDLLEKYGKQPPKTWDELAATAKEIQEKERAAGNDKMWGYAWQAKSYEGLTCDAIELIASNGGGTIIADDGKVTIDNPQAAEAIEKAKGWIGSISPEGVLNYDEEASRAVFESGDAVFHRNWPYVWGTSHKEGSSVIDKVGVMPLPVGKDGQKSSGCLGPMYYGVSKYSAKPQVAADFVNFITGTDMQKMRAVEATLNPSIQSLYSDPDVLEKIPFLKDNQQAFADSAVRPSGYTGTSYNRVSQAFYRSTHDMLSGSGDPKEGFASLSKRLEKLKESR
- a CDS encoding ABC transporter ATP-binding protein, producing the protein MASVSMESVSKSFGTQSVIHNVDLKIDDGEFIVFVGPSGCGKSTLLRIVAGLISASSGTVRIGGDDVTDVPASKRGVAFVFQSYALYPHMSVARNIGFALETMGIRRDAIAQKVQSVARMLKVDHLLDRRPRELSGGQRQRVAIGRALVRQPDIFLFDEPLSNLDADLRMEMRMEIAKLHGDLQTTMIYVTHDQAEAMTLADRIVVLNHGRIEQIGTPSELYHRPDNRFVAGFIGSPRMNFLPIATQTGDNSASVIGQGGLSLSPKAGDGEPIAEIGVRPEAVRIVPTGKGRLDCVLERVEDLGHEHFAYCRIAGEALWVIRLAAAPAAETIGQPVALSFDDQAVFLFAADGRRLGQTAEPPGFRRAIR
- a CDS encoding carbohydrate ABC transporter permease yields the protein MSARLARRDHRAAWLFLLPVIIAMLVVAVWPLGRTFFFAFTDAYLDDPSVYSMVGLDNFIEVFNDHSWWLAVRNTLIFTVVSVAIETVLGLAIALLINEAIPGRGLARAAILVPWAIPVVVATRIWEWMLNDQFGVINKILVALGFIDHGVAWTASSSLIMGVVIFIDVWMTTPFMVLLILAGLQMISQEIFEAAEVDGIPAWKRFWSITLPMLRPAIGVAVLFRTLDALRMFDLSYVLAGSNEKVMTVSIYARDRLISFQELGVGSSASTWVFLLVALVAIIIIGALRLDKAAGH
- a CDS encoding carbohydrate ABC transporter permease, producing the protein MTDLALPLPVRKSSAYYRLRRRVLRGLQIFALFLVLIYTLFPYYWAFVSSTKQGAALYRSVLLPALDFTYYRQLIDNPVFMSSLLNSAYVAVATTFLSLVIGVSAAYALGRIDFPQRRAVLMVILMISIFPQVVVLSGMFELINWLGLFNRPSALVLTYLLSTVPFTTWILTTFIREFPRELEEAAIVDGCSHLRILLKILLPLMGPSLASTGILAFILAWNEFLFALTFTLTDENRTVPVAIGLIAGTNRYEYPFGQIMAASVTVTLPLIAVVLVFQRRIVAGLTAGAVKG
- a CDS encoding GNAT family N-acetyltransferase; its protein translation is MDMLVKLYDLKPDAALDARMERQGITIRRVLPPELKALTDWITPRFGVGWSSEATAAVMRQPPTCFVAIQNGTLIGFACHEATAKGFFGPTGVDSAARGQGAGHALLLTTLLDMYAQGYAYGVIGGAGPMDFYRRSVGAVPIEGSIPGIYRGMLAEAEPDEISESHV
- a CDS encoding helix-turn-helix transcriptional regulator, which encodes MTRRSTVTMAPPYAVEQSLTTLGANLRTARIRRNMTLQEVADKIGADRHVVSAAEKGKASTSIAVYAAMLWVFGLVDQFFHVGDPETDQEGKSLESARSPKRARQDSALNDNF
- a CDS encoding TOBE domain-containing protein, whose amino-acid sequence is MTISKRHPSECYVDEALALDDRIVVMRDGCTEQIAPRDRIYGEPEIEFVAGFIGSMNFIRTTVRGGVSRHAAFALSVPVADGDVVLAVRPEALSLVAAKGMGGGIVHRSIDFGTHTIVEVDLADATRVKAMTSSNSALAKGASVEPVASAFRAFWDNRLIHESGAIAARQNNRVFGHA
- a CDS encoding glycerophosphodiester phosphodiesterase; protein product: MLEDRGIAIESAGHRTWLKWHRGHRFAGDISFTGERIVDGMELGASVEIDLVRFAGDGFAVLHDEMLDAATTGSGPVREASEAYLRGLYLRDPFGAPSGHKVMMLEDLAQLLGQISRHPRAGLQLDLKENADAISDEDIAAFAAAISPVVGSVILSGGDSAAVERLSQAVPEMAIGYDPCHDGAMERLMETRDFAGFVAGTLRAVPRAQMIYLDRRLVLCADQAGYDLIGAFHEAGRVVDAYTINSAVPSALPGVKRLLELKADQITTDDPVGLERLLMDDQA
- a CDS encoding L,D-transpeptidase; this encodes MKFLALFATALLLIVFQAKAQIYGPYDDYGDYDYYDPYGPYGPPPIYDEPMPERQPRMRSGRGTIVIATREHTLVYTTPWGQQLAYPIAVGRAGKRWYGTTHVTSKRKHPEWRPTAGMRHKNPKLPAVVKPGPSNPLGTRAIYLADGLLRIHGTNDPSSIGTNASSGCFRMYREDVEELYDMVGPGTRVIIRR